One segment of Leguminivora glycinivorella isolate SPB_JAAS2020 chromosome 12, LegGlyc_1.1, whole genome shotgun sequence DNA contains the following:
- the LOC125232213 gene encoding uncharacterized protein LOC125232213 — protein sequence MPGRGFPQVKHEPASEDDDSQYAHGYLTNQILPSLELHPVKIEVDIDDNASAHILRHLQGSESLEELAPPAPAGPAATPVAVKQEPAEPAVILETLAPAPHSDTLGSMLIDRHKTLPGANDSDSMDFMPLLSVKDEPLSEGEQHHLSGSDTSDSSTQPEPPRGSPKNWTQQDMELALEALRTHNMSLTKASATYGIPSTTLWQRAHRLGIDTPKKEGASKSWSEEDLRGALHALRSGAISANKASKAYGIPSSTLYKIARREGIRLAAPFNAAPTAWRRADLERALASIRCGAASVQRAASQFGIPTGTLYGRCKREGIELSRSNPTPWSEDAMGEALEAVRVGQMSINQAAIHYNLPYSSLYGRFKRCKYQSPQAMPQQNMPEMEMEHQQPQMYYHHQVHMPEEYHQSYMAETEAMHAPVIQEPYSMYYQGCSSSIATS from the exons ATGCCCGGCCGCGGGTTTCCGCAGGTCAAGCACGAACCGGCCTCTGAAGACGACGACTCGCAGTACGCACACGGCTACCTCACCAATCAG ATACTACCGTCGCTGGAACTCCATCCGGTGAAGATCGAGGTCGATATAGACGATAATGCGTCTGCGCACATATTACGACACTTACAG GGTTCGGAGAGCCTGGAGGAGCTAgcgccgccggcgccggcggGCCCCGCCGCCACGCCGGTCGCCGTCAAGCAAGAGCCTGCCGAGCCCGCAGTCATACTTGAGACCCTCGCGCCGGCGCCGCACTCGGATACGCTG GGTTCCATGCTCATCGACAGACATAAAACGCTGCCCGGCGCGAACGATTCCGACTCCATGGATTTCATGCCTCTCCTTTCTGTTAAAGACGAGCCTCTCTCTGAAGGAG AGCAACACCACTTGAGTGGGTCGGACACAAGTGACTCCAGCACGCAGCCTGAACCTCCTCGCGGCAGCCCCAAAAACTGGACGCAGCAAGACATGGAACTGGCTCTCGAGGCCTTGCGGACGCACAACATGAGCCTAACTAAG GCATCAGCCACATACGGAATCCCATCAACAACGCTGTGGCAGCGCGCGCATCGGCTCGGCATTGACACGCCGAAGAAAGAGGGCGCGTCCAAATCGTGGAGCGAAGAGGACCTTCGAGGCGCGTTGCATGCGCTTCGGTCCGGGGCTATTTCTGCTAATAAGGCTAGCAAGGCTTATG GCATTCCTAGCAGCACTCTCTACAAGATCGCTCGACGCGAGGGCATTCGCCTCGCGGCTCCATTCAACGCGGCGCCCACAGCTTGGCGGAGAGCTGACTTGGAACGGGCGTTGGCATCCATCCGCTGTGGTGCGGCCTCGGTACAGCGAGCAGCTTCGCAGTTTGGCATACCTACAG GCACGCTGTACGGTAGGTGCAAGCGGGAAGGAATCGAGCTGTCGCGGTCTAACCCTACGCCCTGGTCCGAAGACGCAATGGGAGAGGCTTTGGAAGCTGTTAG GGTGGGACAAATGTCAATAAACCAAGCAGCGATCCACTATAATCTGCCTTATTCGTCACTATACGGACGGTTCAAGAGGTGCAAATATCAA AGTCCTCAAGCAATGCCCCAGCAGAACATGCCAGAGATGGAGATGGAACACCAACAGCCTCAAATGTACTACCATCACCAAGTGCATATGCCCGAGGAGTATCATCAGAGCTACATGGCGGAAACGGAAGCCATGCATGCCCCTGTCATTCAAGAACCTTATAGCATGTATTATCAAG GTTGCAGCAGCAGTATCGCGACGAGTTGA